One genomic segment of Occultella kanbiaonis includes these proteins:
- a CDS encoding response regulator transcription factor, whose translation MSARDPISEAGVVSALRPRPEVRVLRSDEADDARVVVVVTDAVDEDALRTIRVVHRRGLSRPVLVAGTLDGTDVVTSVEAGAVGLVRRSEATPDRLVQVITGAAVGEGSVPPDLLGRLLDQVGTLQRQVLRPRGLTFTGLATREIEVLRLIADGLDTAEIAQHLAYSERTVKNVLHDVTTRLQLRNRSHAVAYALREGLI comes from the coding sequence GTGAGTGCCCGCGATCCGATCTCGGAGGCGGGCGTGGTCAGTGCGCTCCGGCCACGACCCGAGGTTCGGGTCCTTCGGTCGGATGAGGCGGATGATGCGCGGGTGGTCGTGGTCGTCACGGACGCAGTCGATGAGGACGCGCTCCGGACGATCCGGGTCGTGCATCGTCGGGGACTGAGCAGGCCGGTCCTGGTGGCCGGCACCCTGGACGGCACGGACGTGGTCACGTCGGTCGAGGCCGGGGCCGTCGGTCTGGTGCGTCGCAGCGAGGCGACGCCGGACCGGTTGGTGCAGGTGATCACCGGCGCCGCCGTCGGGGAGGGCAGCGTGCCGCCGGACCTGCTCGGGCGGCTGCTCGACCAGGTGGGGACGTTGCAGCGTCAGGTGCTGCGTCCCCGGGGCCTGACCTTCACCGGTCTGGCGACCCGCGAGATCGAGGTGCTGCGGTTGATCGCGGACGGTCTGGACACGGCCGAGATCGCCCAGCACCTGGCCTACTCCGAGCGTACGGTGAAGAACGTGCTGCATGACGTCACGACCCGGCTCCAGCTGCGGAACCGGTCGCACGCCGTCGCGTACGCGCTGCGCGAAGGCCTGATCTAG
- a CDS encoding COG1470 family protein produces MTTLAKLDSTSLRLAAGSEAVVPLSIRNTGTIVEGYRIEVLGTPGAWATVEPAQIDGLYPDTSTTASITFRPPKDGTVPAGSFDFGVRVVPMEHPEEAVIPEGVVEVLPYLDTTAELVPRSSHGRRGATHQVAVDNRGNVPVTVNLAGTDDKSQLVFRIQPPQLVVEPGQAAFAKVHVKPVKSFWRGPDVTHPFVVSAAADATTPVALDGSHVQTAMLPKWFFKALLALLALLALLALLWFTVLRPTIESAAQAAVAEERQEAVEAAEQAQQAAAQAQEAAAGAQTAAETAGNSAAAAEERVVEVEEAVTNILGGSEIVVPASLRLQVDTGQGATATTSHTVPENTTLRVTDWVFSNPQGDFGRVVVRHGETIVFDLALENFRTVDFHFQSPLVVADGETLDVTVTCSQVGAPPAVDPPATCDTAVLIGGTNATPAPPATP; encoded by the coding sequence ATGACGACCTTGGCGAAACTCGACTCCACGAGCCTGCGGCTGGCCGCCGGCTCGGAGGCCGTGGTGCCGCTGAGCATCCGCAACACCGGCACGATCGTGGAGGGCTACCGGATCGAGGTGCTCGGCACCCCCGGCGCCTGGGCGACGGTCGAGCCGGCCCAGATCGACGGCCTCTACCCGGACACCTCCACCACGGCCTCCATCACGTTCCGGCCACCGAAGGACGGAACGGTCCCGGCCGGCTCCTTCGACTTCGGCGTGCGCGTGGTGCCGATGGAGCACCCCGAGGAGGCCGTGATCCCCGAGGGGGTCGTCGAGGTACTGCCGTACCTGGACACGACCGCCGAGCTGGTGCCCCGCTCCTCACACGGGCGCCGCGGCGCGACGCACCAGGTCGCCGTGGACAACCGCGGGAACGTGCCGGTCACCGTGAACCTGGCCGGCACCGACGACAAGTCCCAGCTGGTGTTCAGGATCCAGCCGCCGCAGCTGGTCGTCGAGCCGGGTCAGGCCGCCTTCGCGAAGGTGCACGTCAAGCCGGTGAAGTCGTTCTGGCGTGGCCCGGACGTGACCCACCCGTTCGTGGTGTCCGCCGCCGCGGACGCGACCACCCCGGTGGCCCTGGACGGCTCGCACGTGCAGACGGCGATGCTGCCGAAGTGGTTCTTCAAGGCCCTGCTCGCGCTGCTCGCACTACTCGCGCTGCTGGCGCTGCTCTGGTTCACGGTGCTGCGCCCGACCATCGAGTCCGCCGCGCAGGCCGCCGTCGCCGAGGAGCGCCAGGAGGCCGTCGAGGCGGCCGAGCAGGCCCAGCAGGCAGCGGCACAGGCCCAGGAGGCCGCCGCCGGCGCGCAGACCGCCGCGGAGACGGCCGGGAACTCCGCCGCCGCGGCCGAGGAGCGCGTCGTCGAGGTCGAGGAGGCGGTGACGAACATTCTCGGCGGCTCCGAGATCGTGGTTCCGGCGAGCCTGCGCCTCCAGGTGGACACCGGGCAGGGCGCGACGGCCACCACCTCGCACACCGTGCCGGAGAACACCACGCTCCGGGTCACCGACTGGGTGTTCTCGAACCCGCAGGGCGACTTCGGCCGGGTGGTCGTCCGGCACGGGGAGACGATCGTCTTCGACCTCGCCCTGGAGAACTTCCGCACGGTCGACTTCCACTTCCAGTCGCCGCTGGTGGTGGCCGACGGCGAGACTCTGGATGTGACGGTCACGTGCAGTCAGGTGGGGGCGCCGCCCGCCGTCGATCCGCCGGCCACCTGCGACACGGCCGTCCTGATCGGCGGCACGAACGCCACGCCCGCGCCGCCGGCCACACCCTAG